A genomic segment from Flavobacterium sp. 9R encodes:
- a CDS encoding NADPH-dependent FMN reductase, protein MKKILAFGASSSATSINKQLATYAAHQFANATVEVLDLNDYEMPIFSIDKETKTGIPQLAHDFFAKLGSTDLIVISFAEHNGAYSTAFKNILDWASRINGKTFQEKPTLLLATSPGPRGGASVLEMAKNRFPFQGADVKGAFSLPSFATNFDAEKGITNEELKAQLLEIIEAIE, encoded by the coding sequence ATGAAAAAAATACTAGCCTTTGGCGCATCCTCTAGCGCGACTTCTATCAACAAACAGTTGGCAACCTATGCCGCACATCAATTCGCCAACGCAACAGTTGAAGTTTTGGATTTGAACGACTACGAAATGCCTATTTTCTCAATAGACAAAGAAACCAAAACCGGAATTCCGCAATTAGCGCACGATTTTTTTGCCAAACTAGGCAGTACAGACCTTATTGTCATTTCTTTTGCAGAACACAATGGCGCCTATTCAACTGCTTTCAAAAATATTTTGGATTGGGCTTCCCGCATCAACGGTAAAACCTTTCAAGAAAAACCAACGCTTTTGCTCGCTACGTCACCCGGACCACGAGGAGGTGCTTCGGTTTTGGAAATGGCCAAAAACAGATTCCCTTTCCAAGGGGCCGATGTTAAAGGTGCTTTTTCGTTACCGAGTTTTGCCACCAATTTTGATGCAGAAAAAGGAATCACCAACGAAGAATTAAAAGCACAATTGCTAGAAATTATTGAGGCGATAGAATAA
- a CDS encoding DegT/DnrJ/EryC1/StrS aminotransferase family protein: protein MKKIQMVDLKSQYDKIKDVVNTSIQNVLDTNTYINGPEVHTFQKELETYLDVKHVIPCANGTDALQIAMMGLGLQPGDEVITADFTFAATVEVIALLQLTPVLVDVDMYNMNISLEAIKKAITPKTKAIVPVHLFGRAANMEAIMALANEHNLYVIEDNAQAIGANCKFSDGTKKKAGTIGHVGATSFFPSKNLGCYGDGGAIFTNDDALAHTLRGIVNHGMYERYHHDVVGVNSRLDSIQAAVLNAKLPLLDQYNKARQDAARKYTLAFQDHANIIAPSICNICDCHVFHQYTLRIINADRNGLMQHLLDKGIPCAIYYPIPLHAQKAYLDTRYKEEDFPVTNQLVQEVLSLPMHTELDDEQIKFITDSVLEFLG from the coding sequence ATGAAAAAAATCCAAATGGTTGACTTAAAAAGTCAATATGATAAAATAAAAGACGTTGTAAATACCTCAATTCAAAACGTTTTAGATACGAATACTTACATCAACGGTCCAGAAGTACATACTTTCCAGAAAGAATTAGAAACCTATTTGGACGTAAAACACGTCATTCCTTGTGCCAATGGTACCGATGCGCTACAAATTGCGATGATGGGATTGGGTTTACAGCCCGGAGACGAAGTAATCACTGCCGATTTTACGTTTGCAGCAACCGTAGAAGTGATTGCATTATTGCAACTGACTCCCGTTTTGGTAGATGTTGATATGTACAACATGAACATTTCTCTAGAAGCTATCAAAAAAGCCATTACTCCAAAAACCAAAGCGATTGTACCCGTACACTTGTTTGGTCGTGCTGCTAATATGGAAGCGATTATGGCTTTGGCTAATGAGCATAATTTATATGTAATCGAAGATAATGCACAGGCTATTGGTGCCAATTGCAAATTTTCAGATGGTACCAAAAAGAAAGCTGGAACTATCGGTCATGTAGGAGCGACTTCCTTTTTCCCTTCTAAGAACTTAGGATGTTATGGCGATGGTGGTGCTATTTTTACTAACGACGATGCTTTGGCACACACCCTTCGCGGTATTGTAAACCACGGAATGTACGAAAGATACCATCACGATGTGGTGGGTGTAAATTCGCGGTTGGATAGTATTCAAGCAGCAGTTCTGAATGCAAAATTACCCTTGTTAGATCAATACAATAAAGCGCGTCAAGATGCTGCTCGCAAATATACCTTGGCTTTTCAAGATCACGCCAATATCATTGCGCCAAGTATTTGCAATATCTGCGATTGTCATGTTTTTCATCAATATACCTTGCGGATCATCAATGCGGATCGCAATGGATTAATGCAGCATTTGTTAGATAAAGGTATTCCATGTGCTATTTATTATCCAATTCCATTGCACGCACAAAAAGCCTATTTGGATACAAGATATAAAGAAGAAGATTTTCCAGTTACGAATCAGTTGGTACAAGAAGTGTTATCTTTACCTATGCACACTGAGCTTGATGACGAGCAAATTAAATTTATTACCGATAGTGTTTTAGAATTTTTAGGATAG
- a CDS encoding GNAT family N-acetyltransferase, protein MNEVQVKMNDKKGSFFIEIEGKQEAEMTFVFAGEDKIIIDHTGVNPGNEGKGLGKQMVAQAVTYARENNIKIIPLCPFAKKIFDKTPEFRDVL, encoded by the coding sequence ATGAACGAAGTACAAGTAAAAATGAACGATAAAAAAGGGAGTTTTTTTATTGAAATTGAAGGCAAACAAGAAGCAGAAATGACGTTTGTTTTTGCTGGGGAAGACAAAATCATTATTGACCACACGGGTGTAAATCCAGGCAATGAAGGAAAAGGTTTGGGCAAACAAATGGTCGCTCAAGCGGTAACTTATGCACGAGAAAACAACATAAAAATCATTCCGCTTTGTCCGTTTGCCAAAAAAATATTCGACAAAACTCCAGAATTTAGAGACGTACTGTAA
- the fabD gene encoding ACP S-malonyltransferase: MKAYVFPGQGAQFTGMGKDLYENSPLAKELFEKANEILGFRITDIMFEGTAEQLKETKVTQPAVFLHSVILAKTLEDFKPEMVAGHSLGEFSALVANGALSFEDGLKLVSQRALAMQKACEITPSTMAAVLNLDDKIVEDICASIDGVVVAANYNCPGQLVISGEYKAVELACEKMKEAGAKRALILPVGGAFHSPMMEPAREELAAAIEATTFATPICPVYQNVTASAVSDPNEIKKNLIIQLTAPVKWTQSVQQMIADGATLFTEVGPGKVLTGLIGKINKEAATANA, translated from the coding sequence ATGAAAGCATACGTTTTTCCAGGTCAAGGCGCACAGTTCACAGGAATGGGCAAAGACTTATATGAGAACTCTCCATTAGCCAAAGAATTATTCGAAAAAGCCAACGAAATTTTAGGTTTCCGCATTACCGATATTATGTTTGAAGGTACTGCAGAACAACTAAAAGAAACCAAAGTAACACAACCTGCGGTATTTTTGCACTCGGTTATTTTGGCTAAAACTTTAGAAGATTTCAAACCTGAAATGGTGGCTGGACATTCTTTGGGTGAATTTTCTGCCTTGGTAGCCAATGGTGCTTTGTCTTTTGAAGACGGATTAAAATTAGTTTCTCAAAGAGCTTTGGCAATGCAAAAAGCTTGCGAAATCACCCCTTCGACGATGGCAGCCGTTTTGAACCTAGACGACAAAATAGTAGAAGACATTTGCGCTTCTATTGATGGTGTTGTAGTTGCCGCAAATTACAACTGTCCTGGTCAATTGGTGATTTCTGGGGAATACAAAGCCGTAGAGTTGGCTTGCGAAAAAATGAAAGAAGCAGGCGCCAAAAGAGCCTTGATTTTGCCTGTTGGTGGTGCGTTTCACTCTCCAATGATGGAGCCAGCTAGAGAAGAATTAGCCGCAGCTATCGAAGCGACTACTTTTGCAACTCCGATTTGTCCTGTGTACCAAAATGTAACAGCAAGCGCGGTTTCTGACCCTAACGAAATCAAGAAAAACTTAATCATTCAGTTAACTGCTCCTGTAAAATGGACACAATCCGTACAACAAATGATTGCCGATGGAGCCACATTATTTACCGAAGTAGGTCCAGGAAAAGTATTAACCGGATTAATTGGAAAAATCAATAAAGAAGCGGCTACGGCAAATGCTTAA
- a CDS encoding Crp/Fnr family transcriptional regulator, whose amino-acid sequence MALILQNIAKHVALTPEEEALFLSKTTTQKHKAKSVLLHAGKVADSTYFVNSGILRSFNINDNIIEHVLHFACEGWWMGDMYSYISGKPGNLFIEVLEDAEIVTITKENHQELYKAIPKLERFFRILAENSLVTHQERLMDNLSLTAEERYEKFCKKYPTLIHKLPQKHIASYIGVTPEFFSKMKSRLLKK is encoded by the coding sequence ATGGCTTTAATTCTTCAAAATATTGCCAAACATGTGGCCTTAACCCCTGAGGAAGAGGCCTTATTTTTATCCAAAACAACGACACAAAAACACAAAGCCAAATCAGTTTTGTTGCACGCTGGTAAAGTGGCCGATAGTACTTATTTTGTCAACTCAGGGATTTTGAGAAGCTTCAATATCAACGACAACATTATCGAACACGTGTTGCATTTTGCCTGTGAAGGCTGGTGGATGGGCGATATGTACAGTTACATTTCTGGAAAACCCGGCAATCTTTTTATCGAAGTCCTAGAAGATGCTGAAATAGTTACCATTACCAAAGAAAACCATCAAGAACTCTATAAAGCCATTCCAAAATTGGAACGCTTTTTCAGAATACTCGCAGAGAATTCTTTAGTAACTCACCAAGAACGCTTAATGGATAATTTGAGCTTGACCGCCGAAGAACGCTATGAAAAGTTCTGCAAAAAATACCCCACTTTAATTCATAAACTCCCCCAAAAACACATTGCTTCTTATATTGGCGTAACACCTGAATTCTTTAGCAAAATGAAGAGTAGGTTATTGAAGAAGTAA
- a CDS encoding helix-turn-helix domain-containing protein — protein sequence MKTYSLDEVTDKFVGKKGTPNRDNFENELKIDLIGQTIKQIRKERNLTQEQLGALVGVKKAQISKIENSVTDARFDTIIKVFRALNAKVNFNVELLHQEIAAH from the coding sequence ATGAAAACGTACAGTTTAGATGAAGTAACAGATAAATTCGTTGGAAAAAAAGGCACTCCAAATAGAGATAATTTTGAAAACGAATTGAAAATTGATTTGATTGGACAAACCATTAAACAAATTCGCAAAGAAAGAAACTTGACTCAAGAACAATTAGGTGCATTAGTCGGTGTAAAAAAAGCTCAAATTTCTAAAATTGAAAACAGCGTAACTGATGCAAGATTCGATACAATAATTAAAGTTTTTCGAGCTTTGAATGCAAAAGTCAATTTTAATGTAGAATTATTACATCAAGAAATAGCTGCACATTAA
- the galE gene encoding UDP-glucose 4-epimerase GalE → MKILVTGGLGFIGSHTVVELQNKGFEVLIVDNLYNSSIDVLKGIESISGIAPHFKNIDMRDKTSVQALFKEYSDIAGVIHFAASKAVGESVQNPLLYYENNIAALVYLLQELQQKDAASFIFSSSCTVYGQAEKMPITEDAPVQQPMSPYGNTKKVGEEIIRDTAKASSINAILLRYFNPIGAHPSAAIGELPIGVPQNLVPFITQTAIGLRQELSVFGDDYPTQDGTAVRDYIHVVDLAKAHVIALERLLEKKNSDKVETFNLGTGTGSSVLEVIQSFERVSGQKLPYKIVPRREGDVTEAYANTHKANTVLGWKAESTLDEAMASAWKWEQKIRK, encoded by the coding sequence ATGAAAATATTGGTTACAGGAGGCTTAGGCTTCATCGGTTCTCACACCGTAGTGGAATTACAAAACAAAGGATTCGAAGTCCTAATCGTCGATAACTTGTACAATTCGTCTATCGATGTTCTAAAAGGAATCGAAAGCATTTCAGGAATTGCGCCGCATTTCAAAAATATTGATATGCGCGACAAAACATCGGTACAAGCACTCTTCAAAGAATATTCCGATATTGCTGGAGTCATTCATTTTGCAGCCTCCAAAGCTGTGGGGGAAAGTGTTCAGAATCCCTTATTGTATTACGAAAATAACATTGCTGCCTTAGTGTATCTTTTGCAAGAATTGCAGCAAAAAGATGCGGCTTCCTTTATATTTAGTTCCTCTTGTACGGTTTACGGTCAGGCCGAAAAAATGCCCATTACCGAAGATGCTCCGGTACAACAACCGATGTCGCCTTACGGGAATACCAAAAAAGTAGGGGAAGAAATCATCAGAGATACCGCAAAAGCATCGTCTATCAATGCGATTTTATTACGTTATTTCAATCCTATTGGAGCACATCCAAGTGCCGCAATTGGAGAATTGCCTATTGGTGTGCCACAAAATTTAGTGCCTTTTATCACTCAAACCGCAATTGGATTGCGCCAAGAATTATCGGTTTTTGGAGATGATTATCCAACGCAAGATGGTACAGCGGTTCGTGATTATATTCACGTGGTGGATTTAGCCAAAGCACACGTTATTGCGCTAGAACGATTGTTAGAAAAGAAAAACAGCGACAAAGTTGAGACTTTTAACTTAGGAACAGGAACAGGAAGTTCAGTACTCGAAGTGATACAGAGTTTTGAGCGAGTAAGTGGCCAAAAACTACCTTATAAAATCGTACCTCGAAGAGAAGGCGACGTTACCGAAGCCTATGCTAATACGCACAAAGCCAACACCGTTTTGGGTTGGAAAGCCGAGTCAACACTTGACGAAGCAATGGCAAGTGCTTGGAAATGGGAACAAAAGATTAGAAAGTAA
- a CDS encoding (4Fe-4S)-binding protein, whose protein sequence is MDAKDLTKEYSNGEVTIVWKNSLCKHAAECVKNNPDVFKPKEKPWIVPENSTTEAIISTVKKCPSGALTYYINKE, encoded by the coding sequence ATGGATGCCAAAGATTTAACCAAAGAGTACAGCAATGGCGAGGTAACCATTGTTTGGAAAAACAGCTTATGCAAACACGCTGCCGAATGTGTAAAGAACAATCCCGACGTATTTAAACCCAAAGAAAAACCGTGGATAGTTCCCGAAAATTCGACTACCGAAGCCATTATCAGTACAGTAAAAAAATGTCCTTCGGGAGCATTGACGTACTATATAAATAAAGAATAA
- a CDS encoding sugar O-acetyltransferase codes for MPSEKEKMLAGESYLSNDKQLVQERLWAKKMLQQINAEYIVNGKTRGLFKQLLPNAHKRLYIEPPFHCDYGYNIHTGENVYFNLNCVVLDTMKITIGNNVFFGPGVHIYTASHPLNILERRTFEVSKPVTIGDDCWIGGNTVICPGVTIGDGCTIGAGSVVTKMIPPHSLAVGNPARVIRKLQ; via the coding sequence ATGCCTTCTGAAAAAGAAAAAATGCTCGCTGGCGAATCCTATCTCAGCAACGACAAACAGTTGGTGCAAGAGCGATTATGGGCCAAGAAAATGCTCCAACAAATCAATGCCGAGTATATCGTAAACGGCAAAACACGCGGACTTTTCAAGCAATTACTGCCCAATGCCCACAAGCGTTTGTATATAGAACCGCCGTTTCATTGTGATTATGGGTACAACATTCACACGGGCGAGAATGTCTATTTTAACCTCAATTGTGTGGTGCTCGATACGATGAAAATCACCATTGGCAACAACGTGTTTTTTGGCCCAGGCGTACATATTTACACCGCCTCGCATCCCTTAAATATTTTAGAGCGACGCACTTTCGAGGTATCTAAACCCGTCACAATAGGCGATGATTGCTGGATTGGCGGCAATACCGTGATTTGCCCCGGAGTGACCATTGGCGACGGTTGCACCATTGGCGCTGGCTCGGTGGTGACCAAAATGATTCCGCCGCATTCACTGGCTGTAGGCAATCCCGCGCGCGTTATTCGAAAATTGCAGTAA
- a CDS encoding DUF983 domain-containing protein: MPHSIYHILNNDCPQCRKGKIFDERNIFFNLHFPKMHTHCSNCNYKFEKEPGYFFGAMYVNYGISVAQGILTYLIAHLFFTERFDLRMIPIIAVVLISLSPFNIRLSRILWIYLFKNYAT; encoded by the coding sequence ATGCCACATTCTATTTATCACATCCTAAATAACGATTGCCCTCAATGCCGAAAAGGCAAAATATTTGACGAAAGAAACATTTTTTTCAACTTGCATTTTCCTAAAATGCATACCCATTGTTCGAATTGTAATTATAAATTTGAGAAAGAACCTGGATATTTCTTTGGAGCAATGTATGTGAATTATGGAATAAGTGTTGCGCAAGGCATTCTAACTTATCTCATAGCCCATTTGTTTTTCACTGAAAGATTTGACTTAAGAATGATTCCTATAATCGCAGTTGTTCTTATATCTTTATCGCCTTTCAACATTCGTTTGTCAAGAATATTATGGATTTATCTATTTAAAAATTATGCCACCTAA
- a CDS encoding AraC family transcriptional regulator: MGKYPIYPIRKFLSSQIDKDLYVNTFKDHLKKHRFVEEPHRHNSYVLVFFTQGSGTHEIDFSTFTIQNGSVFFLKPGQIHHWSLSEDIDGFVIFYSEEMFNLYFRQKQIKDYAFYTSLNSRPELLFDATESKKLIPYFEAIVEEVKDDKEWRQDVILNVLDIIHIQIARKYNAIHIVETHLYNRKIKDLEALIERHFRTQKAPSFYASELHISLKHLNRICQEILQMTTTSVIIQRVILEAKRMLTDKRLTVNEIAVALGYDDYSYFSRLFKKQVGKSPTNFRLSRI; this comes from the coding sequence ATGGGAAAATATCCTATTTATCCAATACGAAAATTTTTATCGTCTCAAATCGATAAGGATTTATATGTAAATACGTTTAAAGACCACCTAAAAAAACACCGTTTTGTAGAAGAACCACATAGACATAATTCGTATGTGTTGGTTTTTTTTACTCAAGGTTCAGGGACACACGAAATTGATTTCTCTACATTTACTATTCAAAATGGGAGCGTCTTTTTTTTGAAGCCAGGACAAATCCATCATTGGAGTTTGAGCGAAGATATAGACGGTTTTGTCATCTTTTATTCTGAGGAAATGTTTAATCTGTATTTTAGACAAAAGCAAATCAAGGATTATGCTTTTTACACTTCCTTAAATAGTCGACCTGAACTACTTTTTGATGCTACTGAATCTAAAAAACTCATCCCTTATTTTGAGGCAATTGTCGAAGAAGTAAAAGACGATAAAGAGTGGCGACAAGATGTAATTTTAAATGTATTGGATATCATTCATATTCAGATAGCAAGGAAATACAATGCTATTCACATTGTTGAGACACATCTTTATAATAGAAAGATTAAAGATTTGGAAGCACTCATTGAAAGGCACTTTAGAACTCAAAAGGCTCCTTCTTTTTATGCGTCTGAATTGCATATTAGTCTAAAACATTTGAATCGAATTTGTCAAGAAATTCTTCAAATGACCACCACAAGTGTTATTATTCAAAGAGTGATTTTAGAAGCTAAGCGTATGTTAACAGATAAACGCTTAACTGTAAATGAGATTGCAGTTGCTCTAGGCTACGATGATTATTCTTATTTTTCCAGATTGTTTAAAAAGCAAGTTGGCAAAAGTCCTACAAATTTTAGGCTTTCGAGAATATAA
- a CDS encoding DUF6370 family protein: MRKIIFALLLVISASSNAQEKKETPKKQIVEASCGQCQFGMEGKECDLAVRINGKSYFVDGTHIDQHGDAHAKDGFCAAVRKAEVIGEIVDNRFKVTYFKLLPEKK, translated from the coding sequence ATGAGAAAAATAATATTTGCTCTGTTATTAGTCATTTCTGCAAGTAGTAATGCCCAAGAAAAAAAAGAAACGCCTAAGAAACAAATTGTAGAAGCTTCTTGCGGGCAATGCCAATTTGGTATGGAAGGAAAAGAGTGCGATTTAGCCGTTCGCATCAACGGAAAATCTTATTTCGTAGACGGTACACATATCGACCAACATGGAGATGCGCACGCCAAAGACGGTTTTTGTGCAGCCGTTAGAAAAGCTGAAGTAATTGGCGAAATCGTAGACAATCGCTTTAAAGTGACGTACTTCAAATTGTTACCTGAAAAAAAGTAA
- a CDS encoding OsmC family protein → MENLLEKDVQGSIGAQKYLCTISWRNGELLMDEPETIGGQDLGHDPYSTLLASLAGCTLSTLRMYIDRKGWNIPEIQIALNLSQNNESELETTISRTITFSEIITEAQKERLLLIAEKCPVSKLLKNKVSINTQL, encoded by the coding sequence ATGGAAAACTTACTAGAAAAAGACGTTCAAGGAAGTATTGGTGCACAAAAATACTTGTGCACCATTTCTTGGCGTAACGGCGAATTACTAATGGATGAACCCGAAACTATTGGAGGGCAAGATTTGGGTCATGACCCCTACTCTACTTTATTGGCTTCGCTGGCGGGTTGCACACTTTCTACCTTGCGAATGTACATCGACCGCAAAGGTTGGAACATTCCCGAAATTCAGATTGCGTTGAATCTATCACAAAATAACGAATCCGAATTAGAGACCACCATTTCGAGAACCATCACTTTTTCTGAAATCATTACCGAAGCACAAAAAGAACGCTTACTTTTGATAGCCGAAAAATGTCCCGTTTCGAAACTATTAAAAAACAAAGTCAGTATTAACACTCAACTATAA
- a CDS encoding pirin family protein, which yields MKKSVLHTADSRGHANHGWLNAYHSFSFASWYNPDRVQFGMLRVLNDDTVAAGMGFGTHPHDNMEIITIPLEGDLAHKDSMGNAATIKTGDVQVMSAGTGIQHSEFNPNADQQTKLFQIWLFPKYRNVEPRYQQITLDVTEQKNNFAQILSPNPDDAGVWIHQDAWFYLSDFDADFSKKLALQKEGNGFYIMTIEGEIEVNGEQLSKRDALGIWDTPEIDIKATTAAKFLVMEIPMEQ from the coding sequence ATGAAAAAATCAGTTTTACATACCGCAGATTCAAGAGGACACGCTAACCACGGATGGTTGAATGCTTATCACAGTTTTAGCTTTGCTAGTTGGTACAACCCCGATAGAGTGCAGTTTGGTATGCTACGCGTTTTGAACGATGATACTGTTGCTGCAGGAATGGGCTTTGGTACGCATCCACACGACAATATGGAAATCATCACCATTCCGCTAGAAGGCGATTTGGCGCACAAAGACAGTATGGGCAATGCCGCAACTATCAAAACGGGTGATGTACAAGTAATGAGTGCGGGAACGGGTATTCAGCACAGTGAATTCAATCCGAATGCGGACCAACAAACCAAGCTATTCCAAATTTGGTTGTTCCCAAAATACCGCAATGTAGAACCTCGCTACCAACAAATCACTTTGGACGTTACCGAACAAAAAAACAATTTTGCTCAAATTCTATCTCCAAATCCTGACGATGCTGGGGTGTGGATTCATCAAGATGCTTGGTTTTATTTGTCTGATTTTGATGCCGATTTCTCTAAAAAATTAGCCTTACAAAAAGAAGGTAACGGTTTTTACATTATGACTATTGAGGGCGAAATAGAAGTCAACGGAGAACAACTAAGCAAAAGAGATGCACTTGGAATTTGGGATACTCCAGAAATTGACATCAAAGCAACAACAGCTGCTAAATTTTTGGTGATGGAAATCCCGATGGAACAATAA
- a CDS encoding type II toxin-antitoxin system RelE/ParE family toxin, which produces MDYKFKVEFLEPVITFLESLEPKSREKILYNIWKSRSVNDNELFKKLDGEIWEFRTLYNKQYFRLFAFWDKSDKKDTIVISTHGIIKKTDKTPKLEIERAESLRVKYFNEKK; this is translated from the coding sequence ATGGATTATAAATTTAAAGTTGAATTTCTTGAACCAGTCATAACATTTTTGGAAAGTCTAGAGCCGAAATCTAGAGAAAAAATACTTTATAATATCTGGAAATCAAGAAGCGTAAACGATAATGAATTATTCAAAAAACTTGATGGCGAAATTTGGGAGTTTAGAACTTTATATAACAAACAATATTTTAGATTGTTTGCCTTTTGGGATAAATCAGACAAAAAGGACACAATTGTAATTTCTACCCACGGCATAATAAAGAAAACCGATAAAACTCCCAAACTAGAAATTGAGAGAGCAGAATCACTAAGAGTAAAATATTTTAACGAAAAGAAATAA
- a CDS encoding U32 family peptidase: MKKKIEILAPAKDLIHGMAAINAGADAVYIGAPQFGARSNAHNSLEDVAALVQYAHLYYAQVFVVINTILYDNELETCRQMIWELYEIGVDALIVQDMAIMEMDLPPIVLHASTQANNRDPHKIKFLKDAGMKRVVLARELNLHQIKEIAETSDVELEFFVTGALCVSFSGNCYMSVANGERSANRGSCAQNCRLPYNLIDGNGETLIKNSHLLSIKDFDVSDQIPNLVEAGICSFKIEGRLKDIVYVKNNVSYLRQKLDAFLEGDGYEKYTKASSGTCTYTFDSALNKTFNRGYTDYFVNERHQSIGSWESPKSKGQYIGKLVKTIGNAYEIENGEFLNNGDGLCFINENNEADGIYVNKVENGLAYPNVLKDIKPGTFIYRNNDAAFIKVVEREDSAVRKISTTLLLTENENGFELIATDEDGNVSTVQLAHPKERTKNNESIEATFKTNLAKTGFTPYKADEITILFSENWFLPISKINEMRRTVYEQLSEIRLKNYHREEHQLVKTDHPFPETKLDFMYNVSNKLARKFYGRHGVTEIEKAFELQWDPGKSRVMTTKYCIKYELERCPKYHRENMDKKVKEPLVLKQGELEYKLKFNCKPCEMEIWEKDAEFEIEEDYFH; this comes from the coding sequence ATGAAGAAGAAAATAGAAATACTAGCGCCCGCCAAAGATTTAATTCACGGTATGGCAGCTATCAATGCAGGTGCCGATGCGGTTTATATTGGTGCTCCTCAGTTTGGTGCCCGTTCTAATGCTCATAATTCTCTTGAAGATGTGGCTGCTTTGGTGCAATATGCCCATTTGTATTATGCCCAAGTTTTTGTGGTTATCAATACGATTTTGTACGACAACGAATTGGAAACCTGTCGTCAAATGATTTGGGAATTGTATGAAATTGGCGTTGATGCCTTAATCGTACAAGATATGGCCATTATGGAAATGGACTTACCTCCTATCGTTTTACACGCAAGTACACAAGCGAATAATCGCGACCCACACAAAATTAAATTCTTAAAAGATGCGGGAATGAAACGCGTGGTTTTGGCTCGTGAATTGAATTTACACCAAATCAAAGAAATCGCCGAAACATCAGATGTTGAACTAGAATTTTTCGTGACTGGAGCACTTTGTGTGTCTTTCAGCGGAAACTGTTATATGAGTGTGGCCAATGGAGAACGTTCTGCCAATCGTGGTTCGTGTGCTCAAAACTGCCGTTTACCCTACAACCTCATCGATGGTAATGGCGAGACTTTAATCAAAAATAGTCACTTACTTTCGATTAAGGATTTTGACGTTTCGGACCAAATACCAAATTTAGTGGAAGCTGGAATTTGTTCTTTCAAAATCGAAGGACGATTGAAAGATATTGTTTATGTAAAAAATAACGTTTCTTATTTACGTCAAAAATTAGACGCTTTCTTAGAAGGAGATGGCTATGAAAAATACACCAAAGCTTCTTCTGGAACCTGTACTTATACTTTTGATTCCGCTTTGAACAAAACCTTCAACCGTGGATATACCGATTATTTTGTCAACGAAAGACATCAATCCATTGGTTCTTGGGAAAGTCCAAAATCGAAAGGACAATACATTGGCAAACTCGTTAAAACCATTGGAAATGCCTACGAAATCGAAAACGGCGAATTCCTAAACAACGGAGATGGACTTTGCTTCATCAACGAAAACAACGAAGCCGACGGAATCTATGTCAACAAAGTTGAAAATGGCTTGGCTTATCCAAATGTGTTGAAAGACATCAAACCAGGAACCTTCATTTATCGTAATAATGATGCCGCTTTCATCAAAGTTGTGGAACGAGAAGACAGTGCCGTTCGAAAAATCAGCACTACTTTATTGCTGACCGAAAACGAAAACGGATTCGAATTAATCGCTACAGACGAAGATGGAAATGTGAGTACAGTTCAATTGGCACATCCAAAAGAAAGAACCAAAAACAACGAATCCATCGAGGCCACTTTCAAAACGAATTTAGCCAAAACAGGATTCACACCTTACAAAGCAGACGAAATCACTATCTTATTTTCAGAAAATTGGTTCTTACCTATTTCCAAAATCAACGAGATGAGAAGAACCGTTTACGAACAACTGTCTGAAATTCGATTGAAAAATTACCATCGCGAAGAGCATCAATTGGTTAAAACAGACCATCCTTTCCCTGAAACCAAGCTAGATTTTATGTACAATGTTTCGAACAAACTAGCCCGTAAATTCTACGGACGTCACGGCGTTACCGAAATTGAAAAAGCCTTTGAATTGCAATGGGACCCTGGAAAATCACGTGTAATGACCACCAAATATTGCATCAAATATGAGTTAGAACGCTGTCCAAAATACCATCGAGAAAATATGGACAAAAAGGTAAAAGAACCTTTGGTACTGAAACAAGGCGAATTAGAATACAAACTCAAATTCAATTGTAAACCCTGCGAAATGGAGATTTGGGAAAAAGACGCCGAATTCGAAATCGAAGAAGATTATTTTCATTAG